The following coding sequences lie in one Saimiri boliviensis isolate mSaiBol1 chromosome 6, mSaiBol1.pri, whole genome shotgun sequence genomic window:
- the TSPAN4 gene encoding tetraspanin-4 isoform X1, with translation MRRSSTDESTYRRSPSPEGKEPGFARGGPFRRYSGLCGRAGGGDAGGAGGGGAFFGLHANPGPKAAQARYTSPKGNKYVVFYLDLSFIFLLELKRCGMARACLQAVKYLMFAFNLLFWLGGCGVLGVGIWLAATQGSFATLSSSFPSLSAANLLIVTGTFVMAIGFVGCLGAIKENKCLLLTFFLLLLLVFLLEATIAILFFVYTDKIDRYAQRDLKKGLHLYGTQGNVGLTNAWSIIQTDFRCCGVSNYTDWFEVYNATRVPDSCCLEFSESCGLHAPGTWWKAPCYETVKVWLQENLLAVGVFGLCTALVQILGLTFAMTMYCQVVKADTYCA, from the exons ATGCGCCGCTCCAGCACGGACGAGTCCACGTACCGGCGCAGCCCCTCGCCGGAGGGCAAGGAGCCGGGCTTCGCGCGCGGAGGCCCCTTCCGGCGCTACAGCGGCCTGTGCGGGCGCGCGGGCGGCGGGGACGCCGGGGGCGCCGGGGGCGGCGGCGCCTTCTTCGGCCTGCACGCGAACCCCGGCCCCAAGGCCGCCCAGGCGCGCTACACGTCGCCCAAGGGCAACAAGTACGTGGTCTTCTACCTGGACCtctccttcatcttcctcctAGAGCTGAAGCGCTGCGGCATGGCGCGCGCCTGCCTCCAGGCCGTCAAGTACCTCATGTTCGCCTTCAACCTGCTCTTCTGG CTGGGAGGCTGTGGCGTGCTAGGCGTTGGCATCTGGCTGGCGGCCACACAGGGGAGCTTCGCCACGCTGTCCTCGTCCTTCCCGTCCCTGTCGGCCGCCAACCTGCTCATCGTCACCGGCACCTTTGTCATGGCCATCGGCTTCGTGGGCTGCCTGGGTGCCATCAAGGAGAACAAGTGCCTCCTGCTCACT TTTttcctgctgctcctgctggTGTTCCTGCTGGAGGCCACCATCGCCATCCTCTTCTTCGTCTACACAGACAAG ATTGACAGGTACGCCCAGCGAGACCTGAAGAAAGGCCTGCACCTGTATGGCACGCAGGGCAACGTGGGTCTCACCAACGCCTGGAGCATCATCCAGACTGAT TTCCGTTGCTGTGGCGTCTCCAACTACACCGACTGGTTCGAGGTGTACAATGCCACACGTGTGCCCGACTCGTGCTGCCTGGAGTTCAGTGAGAGCTGCGGGCTGCACGCGCCCGGCACCTGGTGGAAGGCG CCCTGCTACGAGACGGTGAAGGTGTGGCTGCAGGAAAACCTGCTGGCTGTGGGTGTCTTCGGGCTGTGCACGGCGCTGGTGCAG ATCCTGGGCCTGACCTTCGCCATGACCATGTACTGCCAGGTGGTCAAGGCAGACACCTACTGCGCATAG
- the TSPAN4 gene encoding tetraspanin-4 isoform X3 — protein sequence MARACLQAVKYLMFAFNLLFWLGGCGVLGVGIWLAATQGSFATLSSSFPSLSAANLLIVTGTFVMAIGFVGCLGAIKENKCLLLTFFLLLLLVFLLEATIAILFFVYTDKIDRYAQRDLKKGLHLYGTQGNVGLTNAWSIIQTDFRCCGVSNYTDWFEVYNATRVPDSCCLEFSESCGLHAPGTWWKAPCYETVKVWLQENLLAVGVFGLCTALVQILGLTFAMTMYCQVVKADTYCA from the exons ATGGCGCGCGCCTGCCTCCAGGCCGTCAAGTACCTCATGTTCGCCTTCAACCTGCTCTTCTGG CTGGGAGGCTGTGGCGTGCTAGGCGTTGGCATCTGGCTGGCGGCCACACAGGGGAGCTTCGCCACGCTGTCCTCGTCCTTCCCGTCCCTGTCGGCCGCCAACCTGCTCATCGTCACCGGCACCTTTGTCATGGCCATCGGCTTCGTGGGCTGCCTGGGTGCCATCAAGGAGAACAAGTGCCTCCTGCTCACT TTTttcctgctgctcctgctggTGTTCCTGCTGGAGGCCACCATCGCCATCCTCTTCTTCGTCTACACAGACAAG ATTGACAGGTACGCCCAGCGAGACCTGAAGAAAGGCCTGCACCTGTATGGCACGCAGGGCAACGTGGGTCTCACCAACGCCTGGAGCATCATCCAGACTGAT TTCCGTTGCTGTGGCGTCTCCAACTACACCGACTGGTTCGAGGTGTACAATGCCACACGTGTGCCCGACTCGTGCTGCCTGGAGTTCAGTGAGAGCTGCGGGCTGCACGCGCCCGGCACCTGGTGGAAGGCG CCCTGCTACGAGACGGTGAAGGTGTGGCTGCAGGAAAACCTGCTGGCTGTGGGTGTCTTCGGGCTGTGCACGGCGCTGGTGCAG ATCCTGGGCCTGACCTTCGCCATGACCATGTACTGCCAGGTGGTCAAGGCAGACACCTACTGCGCATAG
- the TSPAN4 gene encoding tetraspanin-4 isoform X2, protein MSGRTSCSGQRGRTGAVSNRGLGSEPGSAAEAAGGCGELKRCGMARACLQAVKYLMFAFNLLFWLGGCGVLGVGIWLAATQGSFATLSSSFPSLSAANLLIVTGTFVMAIGFVGCLGAIKENKCLLLTFFLLLLLVFLLEATIAILFFVYTDKIDRYAQRDLKKGLHLYGTQGNVGLTNAWSIIQTDFRCCGVSNYTDWFEVYNATRVPDSCCLEFSESCGLHAPGTWWKAPCYETVKVWLQENLLAVGVFGLCTALVQILGLTFAMTMYCQVVKADTYCA, encoded by the exons ATGAGTGGACGCACATCCTGCTCTGGGCAGAGGGGCCGGACAGGGGCCGTGAGTAACCGTGGCCTGGGGTCAGAGCCGGGCTCAGCTGCAGAGGCTGCTGGTGGCTGTGGAG AGCTGAAGCGCTGCGGCATGGCGCGCGCCTGCCTCCAGGCCGTCAAGTACCTCATGTTCGCCTTCAACCTGCTCTTCTGG CTGGGAGGCTGTGGCGTGCTAGGCGTTGGCATCTGGCTGGCGGCCACACAGGGGAGCTTCGCCACGCTGTCCTCGTCCTTCCCGTCCCTGTCGGCCGCCAACCTGCTCATCGTCACCGGCACCTTTGTCATGGCCATCGGCTTCGTGGGCTGCCTGGGTGCCATCAAGGAGAACAAGTGCCTCCTGCTCACT TTTttcctgctgctcctgctggTGTTCCTGCTGGAGGCCACCATCGCCATCCTCTTCTTCGTCTACACAGACAAG ATTGACAGGTACGCCCAGCGAGACCTGAAGAAAGGCCTGCACCTGTATGGCACGCAGGGCAACGTGGGTCTCACCAACGCCTGGAGCATCATCCAGACTGAT TTCCGTTGCTGTGGCGTCTCCAACTACACCGACTGGTTCGAGGTGTACAATGCCACACGTGTGCCCGACTCGTGCTGCCTGGAGTTCAGTGAGAGCTGCGGGCTGCACGCGCCCGGCACCTGGTGGAAGGCG CCCTGCTACGAGACGGTGAAGGTGTGGCTGCAGGAAAACCTGCTGGCTGTGGGTGTCTTCGGGCTGTGCACGGCGCTGGTGCAG ATCCTGGGCCTGACCTTCGCCATGACCATGTACTGCCAGGTGGTCAAGGCAGACACCTACTGCGCATAG